One Podarcis raffonei isolate rPodRaf1 chromosome 3, rPodRaf1.pri, whole genome shotgun sequence genomic region harbors:
- the CCN2 gene encoding CCN family member 2, with protein MLARMGLLRSFALALVVALWSRDVAGQDCSGQCQCDSAPPECPPGVSLVQDGCGCCRVCAKQLGELCTERDPCDPHKGLFCDFGSPANRKIGVCTARDGAPCVFGGMVYRSGESFQSSCKYRCTCLDGAVGCVPLCSMGVRLPSPDCPYPRTVKLPGKCCEEWVCDEPKDKEQTAVGPALAAYRLEDTYGPDPSMMRANCLVQTTEWSACSKTCGMGISTRVTNDNAHCRLEKQSRLCMVRPCEADLEESIKKGKKCIRTPKFSKPIKFELSGCTSVKTYRAKFCGVCTDGRCCTPHRTATLPVEFKCPDGEVMKKRMMFIKTCACHYNCPGDNDIFESVYSRKMYGDMA; from the exons ATGCTGGCAAGGATGGGACTCCTTCGCAGCTTCGCCTTGGCGCTCGTCGTCGCCCTCTGGAGCCGG GACGTGGCCGGCCAAGACTGCAGCGGGCAGTGCCAGTGCGACTCCGCGCCCCCCGAGTGCCCGCCCGGCGTCAGCCTGGTGCAAGACGGCTGCGGGTGCTGCCGGGTGTGCGCCAAGCAGCTGGGCGAGCTGTGCACCGAGAGAGACCCCTGCGACCCTCACAAAGGGCTCTTCTGCGACTTCGGCTCCCCGGCCAACCGGAAGATCGGCGTCTGCACCG CAAGGGACGGCGCCCCCTGTGTCTTTGGAGGCATGGTTTACAGGAGCGGAGAGTCTTTCCAGAGCAGCTGCAAATACCGATGCACTTGCCTGGACGGGGCTGTGGGCTGTGTGCCTCTCTGCAGCATGGGTGTTCGCCTGCCCAGCCCCGACTGCCCTTACCCACGAACCGTGAAGCTGCCAGGCAAATGCTGCGAGGAATGGGTGTGTGATGAGCCCAAAGACAAAGAACAGACTGCAGTTGGACCTGCTCTCGCTG CTTATAGACTGGAAGACACTTACGGACCTGACCCATCCATGATGCGTGCCAACTGCCTGGTCCAGACCACTGAATGGAGTGCCTGCTCCAAGACTTGTggaatgggcatctccaccagagtCACCAATGACAATGCCCACTGCAGACTGGAGAAGCAAAGCAGGCTTTGCATGGTGAGGCCATGTGAAGCAGACCTGGAGGAGAGCATCAAG AAGGGAAAGAAGTGCATTCGTACTCCCAAGTTCTCCAAGCCTATCAAGTTTGAGCTGTCTGGCTGCACCAGCGTGAAGACCTACCGGGCCAAGTTCTGTGGCGTCTGCACCGATGGTCGATGCTGCACCCCTCACAGAACagccaccctccctgtggaattcaAGTGTCCCGATGGGGAGGTCATGAAGAAGAGGATGATGTTTATCAAGACCTGTGCGTGTCACTACAACTGCCCTGGAGACAACGACATCTTTGAGTCGGTCTACTCCAGGAAGATGTATGGAGACATGGCATAA